From the Sphingobium yanoikuyae genome, the window CGGAGGCCGAGCGGGCCTTTGCCGCGCGCGGCGCCAATACCGTGGTCAACGAACTGGCGGTCAAGCGCTTGGGCTTTGCCTCACCGCAGGACGCGATCGGCAAGCAGGTGCGTGGCGGCCTGGTGCGCGACGAATTTGGCGGCAGCGTGCCCATCACCATCATCGGCGTCGTCCAGGATTCGCGCTTCCGCTCGATCCGCGATCCGATGGACCCGATCTTCTTCCTCTTCGATCGCGACAATCATAACGAAATGCTGATCCGCTATCATGGCAATCCGGCGACGATGCTGGCGCGGATCGAAAGCGTGTGGAAGCGGCTCGCTCCCGAAGTGCCCTTCACTGCCCGCTTCAGCGACGACATCGTGCGCGAAGTCTATCATGCCGAGGAAGCACGGGCCCAGGCCTTCGCCGCCTTCGCCCTGCTGGCGGTGATCGTCGGCTGCCTTGGCCTGTTCGGCCTGTCCGCCTTCACCGCGCAGCGCCGGACCAAGGAAATCGGCATCCGCAAGGTGCTGGGCGCCAGCACGGGGAAGATCGTGCAACTGCTGGTCTGGCAGTTCACCCGCCCGGTGCTGATCGCCAACCTCATCGCCTGGCCGATCGCCTGGTGGCTGATGCGCGACTGGCTCAACGGCTTCGACGCCCGGATCGCGCTGACGCCCCTGCCCTTCCTGCTGGCAGGCGGGCTGGCGCTGCTGATCGCGATCCTCACGATTGGCGCGCACAGCTTCCGCGTCGCGCGCACCAACCCGATCCACGCGCTGCGCTACGAATGACAGAAAACAGGCCGGCCATCCTGGCGGATGACCGGCCTGCCTGCTTGCGGGATTGGACCGCGCTTATTTCACCTGGGACAGCGCCGCATTCATCCGCTTGGCGGCGAAGGGCGGCAGCTTGGCCGCCTTGGCCGCCGTCACATCGGCCGCCGTCGGCTTGCCCACCTGCACCAGCGCGACCATGCCCATCGAATAATGGGGCATGCATTTGATGCCATACAGGCCTGGCTTGCTGACGGTCAGCACCGCCTCCTTGTTCATCGCCCCCTTCATCGGGGTCGCGCCGGCCGGCAACATGGTGGAGATGGTCTCGGCATTATGGCTGGGATCGGTCGGCTGGAAATGGATCACGTCGCCCGGCGCCGCCTTCACGAAGGACGGTTCGAACACCATCGCGCCATCGGCGCCCTTGTTCTTCATATGGACGGTGATGTCCTTGGCCGCGGCCGGCATCGCACTGGCCATGGCCAGGCCGCCGATGATCGCCAGCGCCGAACGATGAAGCATTTACTCTCTCCCGAAAATCAATGGTTTGAACTACCCCGTTAGCGTGCAACATGCCCAAAAACGGGGGCCAGACAATTGACCTTTGGTCCTATCGGCGCGCGGGTTGGACGGGCTCCAGGTCGCGGCCCAGATCGCGCCAGCCGTCCGTCCCCTCGGCCAGCCACCAGATATTGCGATAGCCCATCGCCCGCAGCCGTCGCGCCGCATTCCAGCCCATCCAGCAATCCGCGCGGCAGAAGGTGACGATCATCCGGTCGCGCTTCCCCCCGGTCAGCCGCGCAACCCCGCGCGCGAACCAGTCGGCAATATCCGGCATCGGCGCGCCCCGCCCGCTTTCGGGAAACCAGTGGGCGCCGGGGATGCTCTCATGCAGCTGCGCCAGTTGCCAGCGTCCGTCCGCCGCGCGATGGCCGCCCTCGGCCGGCAGCACATCGATCAGGATCATGTCGATATCCGGCCGCAGCCCGGCGATCGCGGCCGGCGCGATCCTGCCCACCCCCTCGGGCGGGCGATGCACCGGCCCACGATAATGGGCAATGCGATAGCCCTCCGCATCGAACAGCCCCGCCTCCTGCGCCAGCGCCACGCCCGGCATCAGCAGCAGCGCCATCAGCCCGATCCTCGCCCGCATCCCCATCCCTCCCAGGCCGCACGACCCAAGGTGCAATGGTAGCCGGTTTTTCCCGGCGCTAGGCATGGACTTTGGGAGAAGAGGATGAACAGGCGCAAGACCCTGACAGCCATGGCCATGTCCTGCCTGCTGGCGATCGGCGGCACAGCGCCTGCCCGCGCGCCCTATCCCGCCGATCCGCTGCACTCGCCCATGTGGACCGCCCATGCGCAGACCATCTTCGGTGACGATCCGGTCCGCTTCGATCCGCGCGTGAAGGTCAGCTATCCCGAAATCGCGGAAAACCAGCGCAGCTTCCCGGTCGCGCTCGACGCCCGCGGCCTCGGTCCGGACCTCGGCCCCGTCAGGCGCATGCTGATCCTCGCCGATCTCAATCCCATCCCGATCGCCATCGACTATCGGCCCGACGGCGCCGAACCTTATGTCGCCACCCGCATCAAGCTCGACCAGCGCACCCCGGTGCGCGGCGCGGTGCAACTGGCCGACGGCCAATGGCTGGTCAGCGGCGGCTGGGTCGATGCGGCGGGCGGCGGCTGCTCGGCCCCGCCGGTCAGCCGAGTGAAGGGCGACTGGGCCCAGCATCTGGGCGAAATGCGGGGCGAAGCCTGGCCGATGGCCGATGGCGCCAGCCGGCTGCGCGTCACCTTCCGCCATCCCATGGACACCGGCTTCGTCGCCAATATCCCGACCTATCATATCGAACAGATGCGCGTGACCGGCCCTGACGGCCAGCTGTTCGGTCAGATGGAGATATGGGCCGCCGTCGCCGAAGACCCCGCCATCACCCTGATGCCCCGCGCCCATCCCGGCGACACGCTCTCCATCGACGCGCGCGACACCAATGGCCGCGCCTATCTCGCCAAGGTGACCGTCGCCCGCCAGTCGCCCCTGCCCACCACCACCGGCGCGACCGGCCGATGATGCTCAACCGCCGACAGGCGCTGGCCGGCATGACCGGCGCCCTCCCGCTGCTGACCGGGGCCGCAACCGATGACTATCACATCGATCCGCAGCCGATCGCCGATGGCCTGTGGATGATCCATGGCGCCGATGAACCGATGCTCTTCGCCAATGGCGGCGCAATCGCCAATATTACGATCATCGCCACCCCGGCCGGCACGCTGCTGGTCGATGCCGGCCCGTCGATCCGCTATGGCCACATGCTCAGGAAAGTGGCGGAAACGCTGACCGGTCAGCCGGTCATACGGGTCTATGTCACCCATCTCCATCCCGACCATGGCATGGGCATCGCCGCCTTCGATCCCGCCATCGTCGCCGCCCTGCCCGGCACCATCGCCGACATGGAGCGGGACGGACGCGGCTTTTCCGATGCGCTCTATCGCCTGCTGGGCGACTGGATGCGCGGCACCGACCTCGCCCTGCCGGGCCGGCGGATCGACCAGCCGGCGGAGGATTTCGGCGGCCGCCGCCTGCAATTGCTGCCGCTCGCCGGCCACAGCAATGCCGATCTCGCCTTGTTGGACGAACGCACCGGCACGCTGATCGCGGGCGACCTGCTCTTCCTCGACCGCGCGCCCAGCACCCCGACCGCAAACCTTGGCCGCTGGCGCGAAAGCCTGGATGCGCTTGCCAAATTGCCGCACAAGGCGGCGATCCCCGGCCATGGCCCGTTCGATCCCGCCGGCACCCGCGCCATCGCCCAGACCCGCGACTGGCTCGACTGGCTCGATGCGACACTGCGAACCGCCGTGCAGTCCGGCCTCGACATGGTGGAGGCCGGCACCCTCCCCATCCCCGACCGCTTCGCCATCATGGCCGCCACCCGCTACGAACTGCAACGCAGCGTCGCTCACCTCTATCCCGCCCTGGAGGCGGAACTTCTGCCCAGGGTGGATCTGCCGGAGGGATGATATCGCCGGCGATTTTTCAATGGGATTCCAGCCCGTCCATGATGCCCTGCAACACCGCTGCCGACGCCTGCAGCGCCGCCCGTTCCTCCGCGTCCAGGTCCGGCGCCAGCACCCGGCTCACCCCCAGCGCCCCGATCACGCAGGGCAGGCTCAGATAGACGCCCGCCACGCCGCATTCGCCATGGGCCAGGGTCGACACCGGCAGCACCACCTGCTCGTCGCGCCGCACCGCCTCGCACAGCCGCACGATCGCCGTCGCCACGCCATAGCTTGTATGGCCCTTGCCATAGTTGATCGCATAGCCCGCCCGCATCGTCGCATGCGCCAGTTCGGCCCGGTCCAGCACCGCGCCACCGCGAAACTGGTCCAGCGTCACCCCGCCGATCCGCACGCCCGAAAAGACCGCCACCTCGCTGTCGCCATGCTCGCCCAGCACCTGCCCCTCGACCGACACCGGCGCCACCCCCAGCCGGTCGGCCAGCCGCCGGCGAAAGCGCGCACTGTTGAGCAGCGTCCCGGTGCCGATCACCTGTCCCACCGGCAGCCCCGACGCGCGCTGCGCCACCTGCGCCATCGCATCGACCGGGTTGGACGCGACGATCATCACCCCGGCAAAGCCTGCTTCCACCACCCGCCGCGCACAGTCCGCCACGATGGCGGCGCTGCGTCCGGCGACCGACAGCCGGCTTTCCTCGCCATGGGTGGTCGCCCCCGCCGTGATGACCACGATCGCCGCGTCGCCCGCATCCCGATAGTCGCCGCGCAGGACATGGGCCGGCCGCGCCAGCGCATTGGCGTCGGCAATGTCCAGCGCCTCGGCCTGCGCGCGCGGCCCGTCCGCGTCGATCAGCAATATCTGCGTGAACAGCCCGCGCAGCATCATCGCATAGGCGGCCGTGGCACCGACATGGCCGGTCCCGATGATCGCAACCTTGTCGAACCGTACCGCCATGCCTTGTCGCCTTTCGCTATTGCCCGACCGCCTCCGCCCGCGCCACCAGCGCCCGCGCCTCCTCGACATGCATCGCCTCGATCATCCGCCCCTCGAAGCGCTCGGCCCCGCCGGTCGCCGCCTCGATCAGCCGGCGCGCATCCGCCACCGCCTGCGCATCCGGGCCGAACGCCTGGTTCGCCACCGGCACCTGTCCGGGGTGGATCAGCGTCTTGCCGTCAAAGCCGAAGCCATGGCCCTCGGCGCATTCCGCCTCCAGCCCCACCTCGTCATCCAGCCGGTTGAACACACCGTCGAACACCGCGATCCCCGCCGCGCGCGCCGCCAGCACCACGCTCTGCAGCACATGGGCCAGCCCCGCCCGCCCGGCCGACGGCGGAATGCTCAGATCCTTGCGCAAATCATTGGTGCCCACGAACAGCGCCGCGCAACCCTCGCCCGCCGCGATTCCCGGCGCCGCCAGCACGCCCTTCGCGCTCTCGATCATCGCGATCACCGGCTTCTGCGCGACGGAATAGACATCCTTCACCTGCTTGGCATTCTCGACCTTGGGCAGCACCACATAGTCGACCGCGGTGCGCTTCAATGCCACCATCTCTGGCCCATGCGACGGCATCCCCTCGACATTGATCCGCACCGCCATCAGCCGCCCGCCAAAGCCCTCGCCCACGGCCTCCACCGCCGCGTCCAGCGCCGCCGCCTTGTCCGCGTCGGGCACCGCATCCTCCAGGTCCAATATCACCATGTCGCACGCCAGCGTGCGCGCCTTGGCCACCGCGCGCGGATTGGACGCGGGCAGGAACAGCAGGGATCGGGCGTGGCGCAACTGCATCTTATGTCTCTCCATCACTTTGCCTTTTCCCGTTAACGAATAGCCGCCATAGTGCGCTCCCACATTGGGGAGGACATATGGTGACGACCTTCGCACTCACGGTCACGTTTCTGGTGCTCTTCTACCTGGCGGTCAGCGTCAAGGTGGTGCGGCAGGGCTATCAATATACCATCGAGCGTTTCGGCCGCTTTACCGAGGTGGCGAAGCCCGGCCTCAATTTCTACCCCGCCTTCTTCTACGCCGTCGGCCGCAAGATCAACATGATGGAGCAGGTCGTCGACATTCCGGGGCAGGAAATCATCACCAAGGACAATGCCATGGTGTCGGTCGACGGCGTGGTCTTCTTCCAGGTGCTCGACGCCGCCAAGGCCGCCTATGAAGTGTCCGAACTCTATGTCGCCATCATGCAGCTCGCCACCACCAATTTGCGCACCGTGATGGGCTCGATGGACCTGGACGAGACCCTGTCGAAGCGCGACGAGATCAACGCCCGCCTCCTCTCCGTGGTCGATCATGCCACCAACGCCTGGGGCATCAAGATCACCCGCGTGGAACTCAAGGACATCCGCCCGCCCGCCGACATCGTCAACGCCATGGGCCGGCAGATGAAGGCCGAGCGCGAGAAGCGCGCCAACATATTGGAGGCCGAGGGCCTGAAAAGCAGCGAGATCCTGCGCGCCGAGGGCCAGAAACAGTCGCAGATCCTGGAAGCCGAAGGCCGCCGCGAAGCCGCCTTCCGCGATGCCGAGGCGCGCGAGCGCGAGGCGGAAGCCGAAGCCAAGGCGACCCAGATGGTGTCGGACGCGATCGCCGCCGGCAATCCGCAGGCGCTCAATTACTTCAGCGCCCAGAAATATACCGACGCGGTGCAGCAATTCGCCACCTCGCCCAATGCCAAGACCATTCTCTTCCCGGTCGAGGCGACCCAGCTGATCGGCACGCTCGGCGGCATCGGCCAGCTCGCCAAGGAAGCGCTGGGCGACACCCCCACCCCACCAGCGCCACCCGCCGCACCACGGCGGGGACCGTTCGGCCAGACCCAGGGCTGAGGCGCGTGGCGATGGCGCATCTGCGCAACCGGTCCGCTCTGTCAGGCCATAGCGACCAAGCCATCGCGGGCTACGCACCCATCCCGCGCGCCCAAACCACCCCCACCGCCCCGAACCGCCCACCGCCTCCGTTCGCTTCGAGCCAAGTCGAGAAGCCCGCAGCGCAACGCCTCCTCCCAAAACCGTTCGCCCTGAGCCTGTCGAAGCCTGTCCAAGGAAAAGGGCTTCGACAAGCTCAGCCCGAACGGATTGTGTTTGGCCCCACCCACCCCCGTCATTCCCGCGAAAGCGGGTCGAAGAGAGGCCCGCGCCTCTCTTCGACATCTCCCGCACTTTCCGCTATCCGCGACGCCAGAGCAATTGCGCCCCGCCGCCACCGAAACGACGCAAAAACACCCCACCCCACCAACCACAGGACCACCCCATGAACGACTGGCTCAGCATGCTCCAGGATCATTGGGCCTGGCTGGTCTTCGCCGCGCTGCTGGCGATTGCGGAGGTGCTGATCCCCGGCGTCTTCCTGATCTGGATCGCGATCGCCGCCGCCATCACCGGCCTCGCCGCGCTGGCGCTGCCGATCGGCATTCCGCTCCAGCTGCTGATCTTCGCCGCGCTCTGCGTCGTCTCGGTCTGGGCCGGGCGGCGCTGGTATGTGGACAATCCGGTGCCCTCGACCGACCCCAATCTCAACGACCGCACCGCCCGCCTGATCGGCGAACTGGTGACAGTCGTGGAGCCGATCCGCGGCGGCGAAGGCCGGGTCAAGGTCGGCGACAGCGTCTGGACCGCCCGCGGCCCGGACAGCGAAGCGGGCGCGCGGGTGCGCGTGACCGGCGCCGAGGGTGCGGTGCTGTGGGTGGAGGGGGTGTAGAGAGAAACGGCAATCCGCCATACCCGACGATCAGTGCCCTCTTGCATCCCCCTTATGGCCGTAAATCAACCTTTCTTAAGATCGTCCTCAACTGGCACCAGTTCGCCGATGTGAGGGCATGTCTGACACGATAATTTGTCCTGTCCGGTCATCGAAAGCGTAATAAATTCGTAGGCATCTTTCAGGCTGTCGCGTATTCCCACCGTTTTTCAAATGCCAATTTGCGGAAATTCTTCTTCCCTGAAAATCGAAGGTATATTCATCGGCGCCACATGGTGCATTTGTTATGCCATCGAACACAGGAATATTAGACAACTCTCCACCACCTTCTAAAAATCTGGTTCTAGCGTCATAAGCGAGCCATCGGATCGCTCTTCCAGCAACGTCAATGTCTTGAAACTCAGATTTCTTAGCTCCGTGCCTAGCGGCCGATGCTAATGTGAGCCGACCCGTAAAGGTGACATCACACCAATCTACAAATTCTTCCCATTTTGAAGGAATGGGTGCCTCGGCCACTTCTTTACCAACTTCAGAGAGCGAGGCCTCCAAAATCGCAATCCGCGCGGCTGAAGAATACAACTGCGTCTCTGCGATATCAGCTCGATCGCTTTCCTCCTCGGATAGCTGTAGGGCCTGATCAACTTGCCCCTGCAAATCGTCAATTTGCGAATTAAGAGCAGCAACCTGCGCCTCGAGGGTAATGACCCGTTCACCGTCATTTACACCTGTTGCAGCTTGCGCGACCTTCTGTTTCTGAACGGCAGCGCTTCGAACTGCAGCAAAAGAAACGATTTCATGCCCAAGCCTACTTCTGCGAAGACTATCGCGCGCAACACTTCGCTGCAATTCAGCCGCTGTTTCAGCAGGTGACCTTCTGACGTGATAACCGAGGATAAGTCGGTGACCTCGAGGATCGGTGTCGAGATCGAAACCTGGTTGGTAAACACGCACCCCCCCATGAAAAACTGTCAGTTCTTTTCCTAGGGTATCGCTCAAATGAAAACTGAGTGCAGCAGGGAGCGAAACGACATGTGCCAAACCACACAACGCCTTCCCAAGCGAATCCACATCAAGCATAGGTCTTGATGGATCACCTTCACGTTCATCACCCGTTGCGACAATAATTGGCAATTTACGCTTTGGACTGTTGAGCCAATCGAACAACATTTCCACATGGTCAATTTCGCTGACGTGATGTGCGGCAGTCCTTATTGGCACCGGTCCGTCGACAAGTCCACAGACATCCGCGATCTGAAGCACAGGCCCAGGAACCGCAGGTTCGATAACCAATTGGCGCTCAGAAGAATTAACAAGCAGGCGAAGACCAAGCGTTACGCTACCGCTCTGGCTAGCCCTACCAAGACTGATCTCGCTGGACCATATCCGACCGGCCACATTTTTATCGGGATCATCAGCTCTGAGTGACCAAATAACTCCGTCACCATTTTCTACGCAACTTGCCATAGTAGCTCGACCCGCCACCGGCAGTTCAAAATGCATTCCATTCCATGCTTCAGCTGGAAGAATGGAACCAGCACGTTTTCGGGCCCATTTTAGAATTTCACTACGAGCAGCATTCATAACATCAAAATTACTGTTATTAGATATTTCTGATACAACTCTGAGAATCTCTCTCACCAACAAATCTTGAATCAGCACCTCTCATATTCGTCATAAAATTTGAATATTGCTCTTCCATTCCAACAATTCTTCCGCGCATTACAACACCCCCTCAAAAGCATCTAAATCTAATCGACCAACCCACGAAAACCGACCCGTTCTCAGACACACATTTCATCTGAAGATTCAGCTATAAAATACATTTCATTCATCAGCAGCAAATATGTATGAAAAGGCTTTCCATTCTATCGACTTACGGAAATTTTTCGCCCGCACTGAAAGGTCGTATTTACCCACCCTGTCCTACACCTCCACCCGCATGATAGCCTCGCCGGCATGACCGACATGCCCCTTCTCCACTTCACCTCCGTCCCGATGCTGCGCCGGCGCGCGTCGGGATGGTCGCCGGCCGCGCAGCGGGCCTTTATCGACATGCTGGCGCGCTGTGGCGTGGTGGCGCAGGCGGCGCGCAGCGTCGGCTGTTCGCCGCGCTCGGCCTATCAGCTGCGGCAGAAACAGGGGGCGGAGAGTTTTGCCGCCGCCTGGGACTGGGCGCTGGAGATGGGGCTGGACGCCGCTCGCGCCCAGGCGATCGCGCTGACCCGCTGCGCGCAGGTCCGCCCCATCGTCCGGCGCGGCGTGGTGGTCGGCCATCGCCGCGCGCCCGACAATCGGGTGATGCTGGCGGCGATGCGCACCATCTGTGCCGAGCGCAGCGGTGCCCGCGCCGCCATGCCCCATCGCCAGCGCATCGCCCTGCGCGATCTGGTCGCGGAACTCTCGATCAGCGCGCCGGAGATCGACCTTGGCAGCATCGCCCGATTATTATGATCTGTCGCAGGTAGGAAATAAGATGTCGAAATGTGCGGGAAATATGCGAAGTTAAGAGAGCGATTTCCAATCCGGCGCCCCGCCGGATGACTCGGAAATCGCGCCAGCCGCGTGAATTCCTACGGAGACCCTTTTCGCCATGACGACCTCCCGCCGCGATTTCCTCGTCGCCGGCTCCTCCGCCCTCGCTCTGTCCGCGCTCCCCGTCCGCGCCCTGGCGCAGGCGACCACCGCAGACGCCCGCGCAGAAGCCCTGCTCGCCGGCATGGCCGAAGCGATGCTGGCCGATGCGCCCGAAACCGCGAGCGGCCTTGGCCTCGACACCGGCGCCCGCGTCCCGCTCAAAGCGCGCCTGGGCGACAAGAGCCCGGCCGGCCAGGCGCGGATCGCCGCCCATGTGAAGGATCGCCTGACCCAGCTGCGCGCCGTCGATCTCGACGCCCTGTCGCCCGCCACCCGCACCGATGTGGAGGTGGTGCGCGCCGCCCATGAACTGGCCGATGCCGGCTTCGCCTTCCCCTTTGGCGACATGGCGATGATGAACAGCAACTGGTCCTATCGCAACGCGCCCTATGCCGTTGCCCAGAATACCGGCGCCTTCATCGAGACGCCCGATTTCCTCGACGCCAATCACGCCATCGCCACCCCGGCCGACGCCGACGCCTATCTCGAACGCCTCAGCCAATATGCCGCCAATCTCGACGGCGAGACCGAGCGGTTCCGCCATGACGCCGGCATCGGCGTCGTCGCCCCCGCCTTCCTGCTCGACAAGACGCTGGGCCAGATGAAGGCGGTGCAGGGCCAGCCGATCGACCAGTGGGTGCCGGTCGCCTCGATCGCGCGCCGCACCAAAGACATGCAGGGCGATTATGCCGCCAAGGCGCAGCAGATCACCCGCACCGCCATCGCCCCCGCGCTCGCCCGCCAGGCCGCCGAACTCACCCGCCAGCGCGCCACCGCGACCATGGATGCGGGCGTGTGGAAACTGCCGCAGGGCGATGCCTATTATGGCTGGGCGCTGCAGGCCGGCACCACCACCACCATGTCGCCCGACGAAGTCCATGCGCTGGGCCAGGAACAGCTCAAAGCCCTCCAGTCGGAAATGGACCAGCTCCTGAAATCCCTCGGCATGACCAAGGGGACCGTGGGTGAACGGATGACGGCGATGGGCAAGGATCCCCGCTATCTCTTCCCCAATGATGACAAGGGTCGCCAGCAGATCCTCTCCTATATCGACGGGCGCCTCGCCGACATCCGCACCCGCCTGCCCCGCGCCTTCGCGACCCTGGTGCCCGCCAAGCTGGTAGTGAAGCGGGTGCCGGTGGAGATCGAGGCCGGGGCGCCGGGCGCCTATGCCGGCGCGGGCACGATCGACGGCAGCGTGCCGGGCAATTATTATATCAACCTGCGCGATACCAGCATCTGGCCGCGCTATTCGCTGCCGACGCTTTGCTATCATGAGGGGATTCCGGGCCATATCTGGCAGGGCGAATATACGTATAAACTCCCCCTGATCCGCTCCATGCTCGCCTTCAACGCCTATTCGGAGGGCTGGGCGCTCTATGCCGAGCAGCTGGGCGACGAGCTGGGCGCCTATGATGGCGATGTCGCCGGGCGGCTGGGCTATCTCCAGTCGATCGCCTATCGCTGCTGCCGCCTGGTGGTCGACACCGGCCTCCATGCCAAGCGCTGGACCCGCGACCAGGCGATCCACTGGTTCGCCACCACCAACGGCTCCACGGTCGAGGATGTGCAGGGCGAGGTCGACCGTTATTGCGCCTGGCCGGGCCAGGCCTGCGGCTACAAGGTCGGCCATGGCGAAATCGTCCGCCTGCGCGGAATGGCGCAACAGGCGCTGGGCGACAAGTTCGACTTCCGCCTGTTCAACGATGCCGTGGTCAAGGGCGGCGGCGTGCCGATGACCGTGCTGGCGAAAAATGTCGACGCCTATGTCGCCCAGAGGAAGGGCGCGTAACGGACACGTCCGTCAGTGGACATGACATCCTCCCCTGCAAGGGGAGGGGGACCGGCGAAGCCGGTGGAGGGGTGTCACGCTATCGATGGCATGACACCCCTCCGTCAGCACTTCGTGCTGCCACCTCCCCTTGCAGGGGAGGATGGAAGAGCAGCCGTCCTGCTGAACATCCACTGCGCCATCACAAAGAAAAAAAGGGCCGGAGGATCGCTCCCCCGGCCCTTCCCTATTCTCGCTGCCGCAGCGCTTAGCCTACGAACGCGCGCTCGATCACGAACTGCCCCGGCGCGGCGTTGGAGCCTTCGGTGAAGCCCTGCTCCTCGAAGAACGCCGCGAACTGCTTGATCATCTCCATGCTGCCGCACATCATGATCCGGTCGGTTTCGGGATCGAACTTGGCCGCGCCCGGAATCCCCTCGAACAGCTTGCCGCTCTCGACCAGCTTGTCGATGCGCTCATTGTTGGGGAATTCTTCCCGCGTCACGGTCGGCACATAATGGAACTGGCCGGCGGCCTGTTCCGACACCAGCGGGTCTTCGGCCCACTTGCCTTCCATCTCTTCGCGGAAGGCGAGGTCGCTGACGCGGCGCACCGAATGCACCACCACGACCTGCTCGTAGAACTCATACACGTCCGGGTCGCGCGGCAGGCTCAGGAACGGCGCCAGGCCGGTGCCGGTCGACAGCATGAACAGCCGCTTGCCCGGCAGCAGCGCGTCGGTCACCAGCGTGCCGGTCGGCTTGCGGCCGAGATAGATCTGGTCGCCCGGCTCGATCTTCTGCAGCTTGCTGGTCAGCGGACCGTCCTGCACCTTGATCGACAGGAATTCGATTTCCTCGTCCCAGGCCGGGCTGGCGATCGAGTAGGCGCGCAGCAGCGGCTTGCCATTGTCGCCCTTCAGGCCGATCATGATGAACTCGCCCGAACGGAAGCGGAAGCTTGCCGGGCGGGTGATGCGGAAGCTGAACAGATGCTCGTTCCAGTGCTTCACCGACAGCACGGTTTCCACGGAAAGCGCGCCGGTGGGTTCCAGAACCGGCTTTTCGATCGTCACGTCGGTCAAGACCTTATCCTTGCATTTCGTCGGCGCCGCCATGATCGGGCGGCGCTAGTTGCGGATCATTCGCAATAATGGTGTAGTCCGCAAATGGCCCCACCGCATCGCGAAGGCAAGGCCAAAAAAACTTGGGGGCAACCAAGGGCCGGCTTTGCCGGCCCGCGCCGCAACCTGTTCAGCCGAACAGCCCCTTGGCCAGGCCGCTCAGTTCATTGAGCGGATTGCCGTCGCCATCGCGGTCCAGGAAGCCGCCCAACTGGCCCAAAATCGCCTCCGGCCCGCCAAACTGGCCCAGCAACTGCTGCAGCGCATCGGCCGACACGCCATGCTCGGCCGCCGTCTCGGCCAGTGCCGACACGCTGGTCTCGCCGCTGCCGATCTTGGCGCCGATCTCGTTCAGCAGGCCCTGCATCTGTTCCGGCTCCAGCCCGACCTTCTGCGCGATCGCTTCCAGCCCGCCCAGATTGCCCATCAGATTGTCGAACATGCCCATGCTAATCTCCGCTGCCATGATAGGCGGACAGCATAGCACCGCCACGCCCGCGCCAAAAGCAAAAGAGCCGGAGCGTTCCCGCCCCGGCCCCTTCCCTACACTGCTGCGTCCGATCAGGCGCCCATTCAGGCCGCCGTCAGCGCCGCGCTGCGCACGCCATCGTCAACATGCTCCTCGAACTGGGCGAAATTGTCGACAAAGGCCTTCACCAGCGTCGCCGCGGTCGCGTCATAGCCGTCCTTGTCCG encodes:
- a CDS encoding DUF885 domain-containing protein gives rise to the protein MTTSRRDFLVAGSSALALSALPVRALAQATTADARAEALLAGMAEAMLADAPETASGLGLDTGARVPLKARLGDKSPAGQARIAAHVKDRLTQLRAVDLDALSPATRTDVEVVRAAHELADAGFAFPFGDMAMMNSNWSYRNAPYAVAQNTGAFIETPDFLDANHAIATPADADAYLERLSQYAANLDGETERFRHDAGIGVVAPAFLLDKTLGQMKAVQGQPIDQWVPVASIARRTKDMQGDYAAKAQQITRTAIAPALARQAAELTRQRATATMDAGVWKLPQGDAYYGWALQAGTTTTMSPDEVHALGQEQLKALQSEMDQLLKSLGMTKGTVGERMTAMGKDPRYLFPNDDKGRQQILSYIDGRLADIRTRLPRAFATLVPAKLVVKRVPVEIEAGAPGAYAGAGTIDGSVPGNYYINLRDTSIWPRYSLPTLCYHEGIPGHIWQGEYTYKLPLIRSMLAFNAYSEGWALYAEQLGDELGAYDGDVAGRLGYLQSIAYRCCRLVVDTGLHAKRWTRDQAIHWFATTNGSTVEDVQGEVDRYCAWPGQACGYKVGHGEIVRLRGMAQQALGDKFDFRLFNDAVVKGGGVPMTVLAKNVDAYVAQRKGA
- a CDS encoding ferredoxin--NADP reductase, giving the protein MAAPTKCKDKVLTDVTIEKPVLEPTGALSVETVLSVKHWNEHLFSFRITRPASFRFRSGEFIMIGLKGDNGKPLLRAYSIASPAWDEEIEFLSIKVQDGPLTSKLQKIEPGDQIYLGRKPTGTLVTDALLPGKRLFMLSTGTGLAPFLSLPRDPDVYEFYEQVVVVHSVRRVSDLAFREEMEGKWAEDPLVSEQAAGQFHYVPTVTREEFPNNERIDKLVESGKLFEGIPGAAKFDPETDRIMMCGSMEMIKQFAAFFEEQGFTEGSNAAPGQFVIERAFVG